In a genomic window of Myxococcales bacterium:
- a CDS encoding thiolase family protein: MNDIIIAEAVRSAVGRGHKGSLSQRRPDELAADVLRGLLARVPQARGHIDDVVMGCAMPEGEQGLNVARLIALSADLGIEVSAQTINRFCSSGLQAIATAAGAIAIGSCDAVIAGGVESMTYVPMTGFHISASPELMASLPSANTPMGITAENVAKKFGITRADQDKFALWSQQKAKAALDKGTFNDEIVPVRAVSFDANGDKVYRDFTVDELPRPETTLEGLGKLPPAFAQGGSVTAGNASPISDGAAAALVLSAAKAKELGVKPLGYFRSFVTVGVDPAIMGIGPLPAVQKLLAKTNLTVADIDLFEMNEAFASQAVYCQRELGIPDDKLNVNGGAIALGHPLGCTGAKLTATALYELRRRGGRYAIVTMCIGGGQGAAGLFERA, translated from the coding sequence ATGAACGACATCATCATCGCTGAAGCTGTTCGGTCCGCGGTCGGCCGCGGTCACAAGGGCTCGCTGTCGCAGCGCCGCCCCGACGAGCTGGCCGCGGACGTGCTGCGGGGCCTGCTCGCGCGCGTGCCCCAGGCCCGGGGCCACATCGACGACGTGGTCATGGGCTGCGCCATGCCCGAGGGTGAGCAGGGCCTCAACGTCGCGCGCCTGATCGCGCTGTCGGCCGACCTCGGCATCGAGGTCTCGGCCCAGACCATCAACCGGTTCTGCTCGAGCGGCCTGCAGGCCATCGCCACCGCGGCCGGCGCGATCGCGATCGGCTCGTGCGACGCGGTCATCGCCGGCGGCGTCGAGTCGATGACCTACGTGCCGATGACCGGCTTCCACATCTCGGCCTCGCCCGAGCTGATGGCGTCGTTGCCGTCGGCCAACACGCCGATGGGCATCACCGCCGAGAACGTCGCCAAGAAGTTCGGGATCACCCGGGCCGATCAGGACAAGTTCGCGCTGTGGTCGCAGCAGAAGGCCAAGGCCGCGCTCGACAAGGGCACGTTCAACGACGAGATCGTGCCGGTGCGCGCGGTCTCGTTCGACGCCAACGGCGACAAGGTCTACCGGGACTTCACCGTCGACGAGCTGCCGCGCCCCGAGACCACGCTCGAGGGCCTGGGCAAGCTGCCGCCGGCGTTCGCGCAGGGCGGCTCGGTCACGGCCGGCAACGCCTCGCCGATCTCCGACGGCGCGGCCGCCGCGCTGGTGCTGTCGGCGGCCAAGGCCAAGGAGCTCGGCGTCAAGCCGCTCGGCTACTTCCGCTCGTTCGTGACCGTCGGCGTCGATCCGGCGATCATGGGCATCGGCCCGCTGCCGGCGGTGCAGAAGCTGCTCGCCAAGACCAACCTGACGGTCGCCGACATCGACCTGTTCGAGATGAACGAGGCGTTCGCGTCGCAGGCGGTCTACTGCCAGCGCGAGCTGGGCATCCCCGACGACAAGCTCAACGTCAACGGCGGCGCGATCGCGCTCGGTCACCCGCTGGGCTGCACCGGCGCCAAGCTGACCGCGACGGCGCTGTACGAGCTGCGCCGCCGCGGCGGTCGCTACGCGATCGTGACGATGTGCATCGGCGGCGGCCAGGGCGCCGCCGGCCTGTTCGAGCGGGCGTAG